A region of Panicum virgatum strain AP13 chromosome 8N, P.virgatum_v5, whole genome shotgun sequence DNA encodes the following proteins:
- the LOC120684332 gene encoding zingipain-2-like gives MASYIGSKSRITAALMLLVAAITMMSHIFVEVEARDLSAGSDGKEAMKERHHKWMAQHGRTYSNEAEKAHRFQVFKANAAFVDRSNAAAGKKYHLAINEFADMTSDEFMDMYTGFKPVPTGVNKIPGFMYGNVTLSSDDQQMIDWRQKGAVTGVKNQGQCGCCWAFSAVAAVEGIHQISTGNLVSLSEQQLLDCSTDGNNGCNGGLMDNAFQYIIGNGGLTTEDAYPYNAAQGMCQSVQPTVTISGYQDVPSEDEAALATAVANQPVSVAIDAHNFQFYNGGVMTGDSCGTDLNHAVTAIGYGTAKDGSPYWLLKNQWGQNWGEGGYMRLERGTGACGVAKKASYPVA, from the exons ATGGCTTCCTACATTGGCAGCAAGTCTCGCATCACGGCAGCCTTGATGCTGCTTGTTGCTGCCATAACCATGATGAGCCACATCTTCGTCGAGGTGGAGGCCCGGGACCTGTCGGCTGGAAGCGACGGCAAGGAGGCCATGAAGGAGAGGCACCACAAGTGGATGGCGCAGCACGGCCGCACCTACAGCAACGAGGCAGAGAAGGCGCACCGGTTCCAGGTATTCAAGGCCAATGCTGCTTTTGTTGACAGATCCAACGCTGCAGCTGGCAAGAAGTATCACCTGGCGATCAACGAGTTCGCCGACATGACCAGCGACGAGTTCATGGACATGTACACTGGCTTCAAGCCAGTGCCGACCGGGGTCAACAAGATACCCGGTTTTATGTACGGGAATGTTACACTGTCTTCAGATGACCAGCAGATGATTGACTGGAGGCAGAAAGGCGCAGTCACTGGTGTCAAGAACCAGGGCCAGTGTG GTTGTTGCTGGGCTTTCTCTGCggtcgccgccgtggagggcatCCATCAGATCTCGACCGGCAACCTGGTCTCGCTGTCGGAGCAGCAGCTGCTGGACTGCTCCACAGACGGGAACAACGGCTGCAACGGCGGTCTCATGGACAACGCCTTCCAGTACATCATCGGCAATGGCGGCCTTACCACCGAGGACGCCTACCCTTACAACGCTGCACAGGGCATGTGCCAGTCCGTCCAGCCGACGGTCACCATCAGCGGCTACCAGGACGTGCCCAGCGAGGATGAGGCAGCGCTCGCCACAGCCGTTGCCAACCAGCCAGTCTCCGTGGCTATTGACGCTCACAACTTCCAGTTCTACAATGGCGGTGTGATGACCGGAGATAGCTGCGGCACGGACCTGAACCATGCGGTGACGGCAATAGGGTACGGCACGGCGAAGGATGGGAGCCCGTATTGGCTGCTCAAGAACCAGTGGGGACAAAACTGGGGCGAGGGAGGATACATGAGGCTCGAGAGGGGCACCGGCGCCTGCGGTGTTGCTAAGAAAGCCTCCTACCCGGTGGCATGA